The DNA region AAGTTAGAAAAATTTTAAAAAATAAAAATATAAAAGCCGTATTCAGTGTAGGTGGATATAGTGCTGCACCGGCTTCTTTTTGGGCAGTTTTATTTAAAATTCCTCTTTTTATCCATGAGCAAAATGCCTTTACAGGAAAGCTAAACAAACTTTTAAAACCTTTTTCAAAAGCTTTTTACTCATCATATGAAAAACCAAATTTTAATTATCCTATAAATTTAGAGTTTTTTAAAGCGTCTAGAATTAGAAAAAATTTAAAAACAATTTTATTTATGGGTGGCTCACAAGGAGCAAGTTTTATAAACAGTTTAGCTTTAAATTTAGCCAAAGATTTACATAATAAAAATATAAAAATCATTCATCAATGCGGAAAAAAAGAATTTAATAAAATAAAAGCGTTTTATGATGAAAATAGAATTGATGCTTTGGTAGTTGATTTTAGTAACGATATGCCAAATTTGATGAGCAAAGCAGATCTTTGTATTAGCCGAAGTGGGGCAAGTTCTTTGTGGGAGCTTTGTGCTAATAATCTACCAGCTATTTTTATACCTTTTCCATATGCTGCAAATGACCATCAGTTTTATAATGCTAAATTTTTAGGTAATAATACAAAAATAATTAGGCAAGATAGAGTTTTAAAAGAAGAAATTTTAACTGAAATTTTCAATTATGATTTAGAAAAAACAAGTTTAAAATTAAAAGAATTAACTAAAGAAAATGGTTGTAAAGAGATAGTTGATGATATGATTAATAAGATAAAAAAATGATAGATGAGTTAATAAATTTTTTAAAAACTGAAAATATTTTTTTGACAGGCGGTGCTGGTGTTGGCAAAAGTTATACAGTTTCTAAAATAATAAAGCACTATAGGGATGAGAATTTAGGTGTGGTTTCCTTGGGAAGCACTGGAATTAGCGCTGTAAATATTGGTGGTCTTACACTTCATTCGTTTTTTGGATTCGGGATTTGTAAAAACAAAAACGAGTTAAGCGAGTATGACAAAGGCTCAAAAGCCAAGGAAAAGCTTAAAAATTTAAAAAATATTTTAGATAAAACAGAGCTTATTATTATTGATGAAATTTCGATGGTTTCGGCTGATTTGTTCGAGATGATCTACCTAAGGCTTGTAAATTTGTCCTACAAAGGCAGGGTTTTGGTGGTCGGTGACTTTTATCAACTACCTCCAATCATAAAAGAGCAAAACTTAGATCTTTTTCAAAGAAGCATCTATGCCTTTGGATCTTATGCATGGGAGATGATGAAATTTAAAAATATAGAGCTAATTAAGCCAAAAAGAACTAAAAATTTAGAATTTTTTAAAGTTTTATCAAAGATAAGAGTTGGCAAGATTGGCCTTGAAGATGCCAGATATCTATATGGTTTTTTAGCGGCCAAATTTACTCCAAACAGCGATGAGACAGTGCTTTTTGGAAGAAATAAAGAGGCAAATGAATTAAATGTCTTCATGCTTGAAAAAATAAACTCTCCACTTCTAAAACACATTGGTAAGACTATAATAAATGATAACTTAGTACATAAAGATAGGATTGATAAATGGCTAAACAATCTAAATGTTGCAACTGTTTTCGAGTTTAAAATTGGTGCAAAGGTGATTTTTACTATCAATAAATATAAAAATATTCTTGATGATAGTGAGTTTTATAATGGTGAGCAAGGTGTTATAAAAGATGTTTTTTTAAATGATGGTGAAATTTCAGAAATTTTAGTAGAGAAAAATAATGGCGAATTAGTCGAAGTAAAGCAAAATAACTATGATTTTGGAGAGTATATAAATGAAAATGATGAGCTTAAATACAATATAATAGCTAGTTTTTTTCAGTTTCCACTTCGTCTAGCTTACGCCATAACTATCCACAAATCCCAAGGTATGAGTATTGAGCGGCTAACTTGTGATTTAACGCATATTTTTGCCGAAGGACAGCTTTATGTGGCGCTTTCAAGAGCAATTGAGCCTAACAATTTAAAGATAGTTTACAAAAAAAGCGAGAATTTCAACTCATATTTAAACAGAGTTATCAAAAGTCATAAAGATGTTGATGAGTTTTATAAAAAAACTGACTTTTTAAAATACGAGTGATCAGACTTTGACATTTCCGCTGTATTTTATCACTCCAGCTTTTAACTCCTTATTTAAGACTTCATCTATAAAATTTTGTTTTAAAGAAACATCGCTATCTTCGTAGTTGTATACCATACAAGCCTCTTTTACATTTTCTAAGCATTCAATTTCTTTAAATGTTTTGATCTGCTCATCAAAGCTTTCACACTCTAAA from Campylobacter ureolyticus includes:
- the murG gene encoding undecaprenyldiphospho-muramoylpentapeptide beta-N-acetylglucosaminyltransferase, encoding MCIVITGGGTGGHLIIAKVIACELKNHGIKTIFIGSSNGQDKSWFENSDIFHEKYFLKSSGVVNKKGFRKIFSLFNIIAQIFEVRKILKNKNIKAVFSVGGYSAAPASFWAVLFKIPLFIHEQNAFTGKLNKLLKPFSKAFYSSYEKPNFNYPINLEFFKASRIRKNLKTILFMGGSQGASFINSLALNLAKDLHNKNIKIIHQCGKKEFNKIKAFYDENRIDALVVDFSNDMPNLMSKADLCISRSGASSLWELCANNLPAIFIPFPYAANDHQFYNAKFLGNNTKIIRQDRVLKEEILTEIFNYDLEKTSLKLKELTKENGCKEIVDDMINKIKK
- a CDS encoding ATP-dependent DNA helicase, coding for MIDELINFLKTENIFLTGGAGVGKSYTVSKIIKHYRDENLGVVSLGSTGISAVNIGGLTLHSFFGFGICKNKNELSEYDKGSKAKEKLKNLKNILDKTELIIIDEISMVSADLFEMIYLRLVNLSYKGRVLVVGDFYQLPPIIKEQNLDLFQRSIYAFGSYAWEMMKFKNIELIKPKRTKNLEFFKVLSKIRVGKIGLEDARYLYGFLAAKFTPNSDETVLFGRNKEANELNVFMLEKINSPLLKHIGKTIINDNLVHKDRIDKWLNNLNVATVFEFKIGAKVIFTINKYKNILDDSEFYNGEQGVIKDVFLNDGEISEILVEKNNGELVEVKQNNYDFGEYINENDELKYNIIASFFQFPLRLAYAITIHKSQGMSIERLTCDLTHIFAEGQLYVALSRAIEPNNLKIVYKKSENFNSYLNRVIKSHKDVDEFYKKTDFLKYE
- a CDS encoding chaperone NapD → MNISSLVVNLIDKNGLNLAIENLNKIKNCEVIAHQNNQIVVVLECESFDEQIKTFKEIECLENVKEACMVYNYEDSDVSLKQNFIDEVLNKELKAGVIKYSGNVKV